A window of Actinobacillus suis ATCC 33415 contains these coding sequences:
- the cysI gene encoding assimilatory sulfite reductase (NADPH) hemoprotein subunit: MSDKKTKGLEWQEKPLSDNERLKTDSNFLRGTILDDLKDGLTGGFKGDNFQLIRFHGMYEQDDRDIRAERLEEKLEPLKFMLLRCRLPGGIIKPYQWIEIDKFAREHTRYQSIRLTNRQTFQYHGVPKGKLQPMHRLLHSIGLDSIATAADMNRNVLCTSNPIESELHQQAYEFAKKISEHLLPRSRGYLDVWVDGKKVESSDDLLKIEDEPILGKTYLPRKFKTAVAIPPLNDVDVYANDLNFIAIQDDNGQLCGFNVLVGGGLSFEHGNTKTYPNVAYSLGFVPLEHTLAAAEGVVKTQRDFGNRSDRKNARVRYTVQNMTLDGFRAEVERCMNIKFEPTRPYEFTERGDRIGWVKGIDNNWHLTLFIESGRITDKPEKPLMTGVLELAKVHKGDFRITANQNLIVANVAEQDKAQIEAIARQYGLIQEISKLRENAMSCVSLPTCPLAMAEAERVLPDFISELDKVLSKHHIADESIITRITGCPNGCGRAMLAEIGLVGKAIGRYNLHIGGDRAGLRIPRLYKENITLPEIVNEIDQLVARWATERQTNEAFGDFVIRSNIIAPVVNAHIDFWDATKIIPTTII; encoded by the coding sequence ATGAGTGATAAAAAAACCAAAGGCTTAGAATGGCAAGAAAAACCGTTATCTGACAATGAGCGTTTAAAAACTGACAGTAATTTCTTACGTGGCACGATTTTAGATGATTTAAAAGACGGCTTAACCGGCGGTTTTAAAGGCGATAATTTCCAACTGATTCGCTTTCACGGGATGTATGAGCAAGATGACCGTGATATTCGTGCCGAGCGTTTAGAAGAAAAACTTGAGCCGTTAAAATTTATGTTACTTCGCTGCCGTTTACCCGGCGGTATTATCAAACCTTATCAATGGATTGAGATTGATAAATTCGCTCGCGAACACACCCGTTACCAATCCATTCGCTTGACCAATCGCCAAACATTCCAATATCACGGCGTACCAAAAGGCAAATTACAACCGATGCACCGTTTGTTACATAGTATCGGTTTGGATTCAATTGCGACCGCTGCCGATATGAATCGTAACGTACTTTGTACTTCAAACCCGATTGAAAGCGAATTACACCAACAAGCTTATGAGTTCGCGAAAAAGATTTCGGAACATCTCTTGCCTCGTTCTCGTGGCTATTTAGATGTTTGGGTCGATGGTAAAAAAGTCGAAAGCTCGGACGATTTACTTAAAATTGAAGATGAACCGATTCTTGGTAAAACTTATCTTCCTCGTAAATTTAAAACCGCTGTTGCTATTCCACCACTTAACGATGTGGATGTGTATGCCAACGATTTGAACTTTATTGCGATTCAAGATGATAACGGGCAATTATGCGGCTTTAACGTATTAGTTGGCGGTGGATTATCCTTCGAACATGGTAACACCAAAACTTACCCGAATGTGGCTTATTCACTCGGCTTTGTACCGTTGGAACACACACTTGCTGCAGCCGAAGGCGTAGTCAAAACTCAACGTGATTTCGGTAACCGTTCCGACCGTAAAAATGCTCGTGTACGTTATACCGTACAAAATATGACGCTTGACGGCTTTAGAGCGGAAGTAGAACGTTGTATGAACATTAAATTCGAACCGACACGTCCGTATGAATTCACTGAACGAGGCGATCGTATCGGCTGGGTTAAAGGTATCGATAATAACTGGCACTTAACCTTATTCATTGAAAGTGGTCGTATTACCGATAAACCTGAAAAACCTTTAATGACAGGCGTGCTAGAACTCGCTAAAGTACATAAAGGTGATTTTCGTATCACAGCTAATCAAAATCTGATTGTGGCGAATGTAGCGGAACAAGATAAAGCACAAATTGAGGCGATTGCTCGCCAATATGGATTAATTCAAGAAATTTCGAAATTGCGTGAAAATGCGATGTCTTGCGTATCCTTGCCGACTTGCCCATTGGCAATGGCGGAAGCAGAACGGGTATTACCGGACTTTATTAGCGAACTCGATAAAGTGCTAAGTAAACACCATATTGCCGATGAAAGCATTATTACTCGTATTACAGGTTGCCCAAATGGCTGCGGGCGAGCAATGCTGGCAGAAATCGGTTTAGTCGGTAAAGCAATTGGACGTTATAACCTACATATCGGCGGCGATCGTGCCGGTTTACGTATTCCTCGCTTATATAAGGAAAATATTACCTTACCGGAAATCGTCAATGAAATTGACCAATTAGTTGCACGCTGGGCAACGGAACGTCAAACCAACGAAGCTTTCGGCGATTTTGTGATTCGCTCTAATATCATTGCCCCGGTTGTCAATGCTCATATTGATTTCTGGGATGCAACGAAAATTATTCCAACAACTATAATCTAA
- a CDS encoding zinc ribbon domain-containing protein has protein sequence MALQRCPECRHKISESVITCPHCGFSFKEADLAVYREKLEQRRLHNQALNRQNAKVQLFWLCVFAVVITIAWLIN, from the coding sequence ATGGCATTACAACGTTGCCCAGAGTGTCGACACAAAATTAGCGAGAGTGTTATCACCTGCCCGCATTGCGGCTTTTCATTTAAAGAAGCGGACTTAGCCGTTTATCGTGAAAAATTGGAACAACGCCGCTTACATAATCAAGCGCTCAACCGCCAAAATGCGAAAGTACAGCTGTTTTGGCTATGCGTCTTTGCGGTTGTTATTACGATCGCTTGGTTGATCAATTAA
- a CDS encoding M13 family metallopeptidase encodes MAKKFLLSLATLSLGLAGCTTYQSTLTEGVDNTVAPQQDFYRFVNGKWLAKAQIPADRTSWGTLAELNELNEQRSIKFLQAVISEPKFANDEKAQRLKAVYETYTDLNAREQAGLTPIAKDIEKIKQINTFADLKRYLIEETKAGNEVLFGWSVFAHLKNSRQNGVYLSNVDLGLSNDYFQKDTPENRATLKLYQDYIEQVLGYANVTNPAAKAKAIVAYEKAIAKTLFTNEEDRDVQKRYNPTNMAQLKKLSKNIDLAQYLKAVGVETNEVILYEPRYFQALDQLINPQNLAVIKDYLLFRTLSDNAPYLNKEMDDVRFEFYGKKLVGQKQQRPLEKRALATINSWLGQEFAQFYVAEFFPQAAKNDVLEMAQYLVKAYHHRIDNLAWMSAETKQKAKAKLDKFIVEVGYPNKWRDYSNLTLKTVAQGGTLYANMQQIAKWSYDYNLAKVGKPVDLNEWGMLPQVVNASYSPLMNRIVFPAGILQAPLYSQQADPAVNFGAIGAIIGHEITHGFDDSGSKFDGEGNLKDWWTADDRKKFEALADKLVAQFDQFEVAPKVFVNGRFTLGENIADLGGLSIAYDALKLYEQDHGSSPTIENFTSDQRFFMSWTRSWRHKATVQALTHQVKSDPHAPGQFRAYAPVLNISGFHRAFGTKAGDKMYRNEAERIRIW; translated from the coding sequence ATGGCAAAAAAATTTTTATTAAGTCTGGCAACCCTTTCACTTGGGCTAGCCGGTTGTACAACATATCAATCTACCTTAACGGAAGGTGTCGACAACACCGTTGCACCGCAACAAGACTTTTATCGTTTTGTAAATGGTAAATGGCTTGCAAAAGCGCAAATTCCGGCAGACAGAACCTCATGGGGAACGTTAGCGGAATTAAATGAATTGAATGAACAACGTTCGATTAAATTCTTACAAGCGGTCATTTCCGAGCCAAAATTTGCAAATGATGAGAAAGCCCAACGTTTAAAAGCAGTATATGAAACCTATACGGATTTAAATGCGCGTGAACAAGCGGGACTTACTCCGATTGCAAAAGATATTGAGAAAATCAAACAGATCAACACTTTTGCCGATTTAAAACGCTATTTGATTGAAGAAACCAAAGCCGGTAACGAAGTCTTATTCGGTTGGTCGGTGTTCGCTCACTTAAAAAATTCCCGCCAAAACGGTGTCTATTTAAGCAATGTGGATTTAGGTTTAAGTAACGATTATTTCCAAAAAGATACGCCGGAAAACCGCGCCACCTTAAAACTTTATCAAGATTATATCGAACAGGTTTTAGGTTATGCGAACGTAACAAACCCAGCGGCGAAGGCTAAAGCGATTGTTGCTTACGAAAAAGCGATTGCGAAAACATTATTTACCAATGAAGAAGATCGTGACGTCCAAAAACGCTACAACCCAACCAATATGGCACAGCTGAAAAAACTGAGTAAAAACATTGATTTAGCTCAGTATTTGAAAGCGGTTGGCGTGGAAACCAATGAGGTAATTTTATATGAGCCTCGTTATTTCCAAGCGTTGGATCAGCTTATCAATCCGCAAAACTTAGCGGTAATTAAAGACTACTTATTATTCCGTACCTTATCGGATAACGCCCCTTACTTAAACAAAGAAATGGATGATGTTCGTTTTGAGTTCTACGGCAAAAAATTAGTAGGTCAGAAACAGCAACGCCCGTTAGAAAAACGTGCTTTAGCCACGATAAATAGCTGGCTCGGACAAGAATTTGCACAGTTTTATGTGGCGGAATTCTTCCCGCAAGCGGCAAAAAACGATGTACTGGAAATGGCGCAATATTTAGTTAAAGCCTATCATCATCGTATTGATAACTTAGCTTGGATGTCGGCGGAAACCAAACAAAAAGCGAAAGCTAAATTAGATAAGTTTATTGTCGAAGTCGGTTATCCGAACAAATGGCGCGACTACAGTAACTTAACCCTTAAAACCGTGGCGCAAGGTGGTACGCTCTACGCCAATATGCAACAAATTGCCAAATGGAGTTACGACTATAATCTTGCCAAAGTCGGCAAACCGGTTGATTTAAATGAATGGGGAATGTTACCGCAAGTGGTCAACGCTTCCTATAGCCCGTTAATGAACCGTATTGTGTTTCCGGCTGGTATTTTACAAGCGCCGCTTTATAGCCAACAAGCGGATCCGGCGGTTAATTTCGGCGCAATCGGGGCGATTATCGGTCATGAAATCACCCACGGTTTTGACGATAGCGGTTCAAAGTTTGACGGCGAAGGCAATCTAAAAGATTGGTGGACAGCGGACGATCGCAAAAAATTCGAAGCCTTAGCGGATAAATTGGTCGCACAATTCGATCAGTTTGAAGTCGCACCGAAAGTATTTGTCAACGGGCGTTTCACCTTGGGTGAAAATATTGCCGATTTAGGCGGCTTGAGTATCGCTTACGATGCACTGAAACTATACGAACAAGATCACGGCAGCAGCCCGACGATTGAAAACTTTACCAGCGATCAACGTTTCTTTATGAGCTGGACACGTTCGTGGCGTCATAAAGCGACCGTGCAAGCGCTTACTCACCAAGTGAAAAGTGATCCGCACGCACCGGGGCAATTCCGCGCTTATGCGCCGGTACTGAATATCAGCGGCTTCCACCGTGCATTCGGTACTAAAGCCGGCGATAAAATGTATCGCAATGAGGCGGAGCGTATTCGTATCTGGTAA
- a CDS encoding assimilatory sulfite reductase (NADPH) flavoprotein subunit, whose product MSVENKGELPLSAETIQVLANLDHLQLAWLSGYAWAKAQGTNSIGENFAKNPSNLTALVPVEPLKVTVLSASQTGNAKSVADKLAERLTAEGINVTRTSLKDYKAKNIADEQIVLLVTSTQGEGEAPEEGVVLLKLLNGKKAPKLDRLQFAVLGLGDSSYPNFCQAGKDFDQRFYDLGATRLFERVDADLDFQATAGQWINEIVEIIKAKNNESAAVNLAPNSSQTPAATSQSKYNKANPFPATLITNQRITAKDAEKDVRHLEFDLSGSDLCYQSGDVLGVYFENDPTLVNEILTALSLSAEEQVTLQDKTLPLATALQTQFELTQNTAAFVKNYAALANHTELNAIVTDNEQLQNFVQNTPLVDVINSYPTTLSADQLLALLRPLTPRLYSIASAQSEVGEEVHLSVGVVRYDYNGKARAGGASSYLADRVEEDGQVRIFIEHNDNFKLPQDSSKPIIMIGSGTGIAPFRSFVQQRAADEAEGKNWLIFGNQHFASDFLYQTEWQQFAKDGFLHKYSFAWSRDQEQKIYVQDKIREEAETLWQWLQQGAYLYVCGDASRMAKDVNQALLDVIAQQGNLNADEAEEYLDHLREEKRYQRDVY is encoded by the coding sequence ATGAGCGTTGAGAATAAAGGCGAATTACCTTTATCCGCTGAAACCATACAAGTTTTGGCAAATTTAGATCACTTACAACTGGCATGGCTATCTGGATACGCTTGGGCGAAGGCGCAAGGCACAAATAGTATTGGTGAGAATTTTGCAAAAAATCCGTCAAATTTGACCGCTTTGGTGCCGGTAGAACCGCTTAAAGTGACGGTACTTTCCGCTTCACAAACCGGTAATGCGAAATCCGTTGCCGATAAACTCGCCGAACGCTTAACCGCTGAAGGGATAAATGTGACTCGCACTTCATTAAAAGATTATAAGGCAAAAAATATTGCCGATGAGCAGATCGTCTTATTAGTTACCTCAACGCAGGGCGAAGGCGAAGCACCGGAAGAAGGCGTAGTGCTGTTAAAGTTACTCAATGGTAAAAAAGCACCGAAATTAGACCGCTTGCAATTTGCCGTATTAGGTTTAGGCGATTCTTCTTATCCGAACTTCTGCCAAGCTGGTAAAGATTTTGATCAGCGTTTTTATGATTTAGGTGCAACGCGTTTATTCGAACGTGTCGATGCAGATTTAGACTTCCAAGCAACCGCCGGTCAATGGATCAATGAGATTGTCGAGATCATTAAAGCCAAAAATAACGAAAGTGCTGCGGTTAATTTAGCGCCAAATTCTTCCCAAACTCCCGCTGCAACTAGTCAATCAAAATACAATAAAGCGAATCCATTTCCGGCAACGCTTATCACCAACCAACGTATCACAGCAAAAGATGCGGAAAAAGATGTACGTCATTTAGAATTTGATTTAAGCGGATCCGATTTGTGCTACCAATCCGGCGATGTTTTGGGTGTTTACTTTGAAAATGACCCAACGTTAGTCAATGAAATCCTAACTGCTCTCAGTTTATCCGCAGAAGAACAAGTGACTCTGCAAGATAAAACACTGCCACTAGCCACCGCTTTACAAACACAATTTGAGCTTACGCAAAACACAGCGGCTTTCGTCAAGAATTATGCAGCGCTCGCTAATCATACAGAACTCAATGCGATTGTAACGGACAACGAGCAATTGCAAAATTTTGTGCAAAATACACCGCTTGTTGATGTTATCAATAGCTATCCGACAACTCTATCGGCAGATCAGTTGCTTGCCTTACTGCGCCCACTAACCCCTCGTTTATATTCGATTGCCTCCGCACAGTCGGAAGTCGGTGAAGAAGTACATCTCAGTGTTGGCGTTGTCCGTTACGACTATAACGGCAAAGCACGTGCCGGCGGTGCTTCCAGTTATCTTGCTGATCGTGTTGAAGAAGACGGGCAAGTACGGATCTTTATTGAACACAATGACAACTTCAAATTGCCGCAAGATTCCTCTAAACCGATCATTATGATTGGTTCCGGTACCGGCATTGCGCCATTCAGATCCTTTGTACAACAACGTGCTGCTGATGAAGCAGAAGGCAAAAACTGGCTGATTTTTGGTAATCAACATTTCGCCTCCGATTTCCTATATCAAACCGAATGGCAACAATTTGCTAAAGACGGCTTCCTACATAAATACAGCTTTGCATGGTCACGAGATCAAGAGCAAAAAATTTATGTACAAGACAAAATCCGTGAAGAAGCCGAGACATTATGGCAATGGCTACAACAAGGTGCTTATCTCTATGTGTGCGGCGATGCTAGCCGTATGGCGAAAGACGTTAATCAAGCCTTATTAGATGTGATTGCACAGCAAGGCAATCTAAATGCGGATGAAGCGGAAGAATATTTAGATCACTTACGTGAAGAAAAACGTTATCAACGTGATGTTTATTAA
- a CDS encoding glycosyltransferase family 8 protein, translated as MSYEPMHIVLSADRKYAEQVITLIKSICFYDTNVHFYLINKDYSNEWFKSLNQYLAYFQSDITNVSVQADVFQQLKTIAHVSEISFYRCLIPQVIHADKALYLDSDIIVNGSLRELYDHDISDYMLGAVEDYILSSRYFKHSILDCYPYFNSGVLLVNNKRWREIPDLQQKLMETIEQYNRQGGDLGDQDILNMLFMHTWLPLHRKYNYQFGNYYYLQQLNHFELYPDIMDIGEQQPLVIHYNCAYKPWVAGCENQLDIEQRYWFFHRLEWAELIQYRTA; from the coding sequence ATGTCTTACGAGCCGATGCATATTGTTCTATCAGCTGATCGCAAATATGCAGAACAAGTGATCACATTAATTAAGTCGATTTGTTTTTATGATACAAATGTCCATTTCTATTTAATTAATAAAGATTATTCTAATGAATGGTTTAAATCTTTAAACCAATATTTAGCTTATTTTCAAAGTGACATTACTAATGTATCGGTTCAGGCTGATGTTTTTCAACAGTTGAAAACTATTGCGCATGTTAGTGAGATTAGCTTCTACCGTTGCTTAATTCCACAAGTTATTCATGCGGATAAGGCGCTGTATTTAGATAGTGATATTATTGTAAACGGTTCCTTAAGAGAGCTGTATGATCACGATATTAGCGATTACATGCTGGGTGCTGTTGAAGATTATATTCTGAGCAGCCGTTATTTTAAGCATTCGATATTGGACTGCTATCCTTACTTTAATTCGGGAGTGTTATTAGTTAATAATAAAAGATGGCGAGAAATTCCTGATTTACAGCAGAAGTTGATGGAAACCATTGAACAATATAATCGTCAAGGTGGTGATTTAGGCGATCAAGATATTTTAAATATGCTATTTATGCATACTTGGTTACCTTTACATCGGAAATATAATTATCAATTTGGTAATTACTATTACTTACAGCAATTAAATCATTTTGAACTGTATCCTGACATTATGGATATTGGTGAGCAGCAACCGTTAGTTATTCACTATAATTGTGCTTATAAACCGTGGGTTGCCGGTTGTGAAAATCAATTAGATATAGAACAACGCTATTGGTTTTTCCATCGTTTAGAGTGGGCCGAACTAATTCAATATCGTACGGCATAA